A DNA window from Paenibacillus antri contains the following coding sequences:
- a CDS encoding ABC transporter ATP-binding protein: MAINTEDESAAYKLELRSLSKSYRIGGQTADVLANIDLTVKDREFVSVVGPSGSGKSTLFYMIGGLTEPTAGQVLLDGRDVTGERGLVSYMPQHDSLFPWRSILDNVVLSQEIAGASKAAARATARKWLGRVGLAGYEEALPHQLSGGMRQRASFLRALLAPGELMCLDEPFGALDALTRIEMQQWLLRIWEETRRSVLFVTHSIEEALLLSDRVYVLAGRPATVADVVDVPFGRPRDETVTSEGAFLDLKKRIYETLRSGGVHA, from the coding sequence ATGGCAATAAACACGGAGGACGAGTCCGCGGCTTATAAGCTGGAGCTGCGATCGTTAAGTAAGTCGTACCGCATCGGCGGACAGACGGCCGACGTGCTGGCGAACATCGATCTTACGGTGAAAGATCGGGAGTTCGTGTCGGTCGTCGGTCCGTCCGGAAGCGGGAAGAGCACGTTGTTTTATATGATCGGCGGATTGACCGAGCCTACGGCGGGTCAGGTGCTGCTGGACGGGCGGGACGTGACCGGAGAGCGCGGGCTCGTCAGTTATATGCCGCAGCACGACAGCCTGTTCCCATGGCGAAGCATCCTGGACAACGTCGTGTTGTCGCAGGAAATCGCCGGCGCGTCCAAGGCGGCCGCGCGGGCGACGGCCCGGAAGTGGCTCGGGCGCGTCGGGCTCGCCGGCTACGAGGAAGCGCTGCCGCACCAGCTGTCGGGCGGCATGCGGCAGCGCGCGTCGTTCCTGCGGGCGCTGCTGGCTCCCGGGGAGCTGATGTGCCTCGACGAGCCGTTCGGCGCATTGGACGCGCTCACCCGCATCGAGATGCAGCAGTGGCTGCTGCGCATCTGGGAGGAGACGCGGCGGTCCGTCTTGTTCGTGACGCACAGCATCGAAGAGGCGCTGCTCCTGTCGGACCGCGTCTATGTACTGGCGGGCCGACCGGCGACGGTAGCGGACGTCGTCGACGTGCCGTTCGGCCGTCCGCGGGACGAGACGGTGACGTCGGAGGGCGCCTTCCTTGACTTGAAGAAGCGCATCTACGAGACGCTGCGATCCGGGGGCGTGCACGCATGA
- a CDS encoding glutathionylspermidine synthase family protein, producing the protein MTNEAYALKRERLYGPLRASGAFPWETIDGEEYALADPVTISLRLRREIAEASERLGRVYAKVAGVVRESDDALLRQLGLPEATFAAVRLPMLSHAATVVGRFDFVETPDGVKMLEWNSDTPTSVVEAFRVNGDVCRALGRIDPNEGMASSIAGAFRAAVDAYRESGYSVDPNRIAFAALDWHEEDAGTTRYLLEAAGIGGRFVPLSSLRVYRDRLCALEEDGETHTPIDLLYRLHALEKLAEERDEDGYPTGAHALDLIARRRLALLNPPSAFIAQTKALQALIWSLHEQRTFFAREEHEAIRQYMLPTYMDNVFHGSAPYVRKPIFGREGGAVELFDADGVSEERDGETLYWDQPAVFQKRVELPRVRVRTLRGETEGRLLWGAFLIGGRPSAIVARIGGRITGNAAYFAPVALQE; encoded by the coding sequence ATGACCAACGAAGCTTATGCGCTGAAGCGCGAGCGGCTGTACGGTCCGCTGCGCGCCTCGGGGGCGTTCCCGTGGGAGACGATCGACGGGGAAGAATACGCGCTCGCGGACCCTGTGACCATCTCGCTCCGGCTGCGCCGCGAGATCGCGGAAGCGTCGGAACGGCTCGGACGCGTCTACGCGAAAGTCGCGGGCGTCGTTCGCGAATCCGACGACGCGCTGCTGCGACAGCTCGGCCTGCCGGAGGCGACGTTCGCCGCGGTACGGCTGCCGATGCTTTCGCATGCCGCGACCGTCGTCGGCCGGTTCGACTTCGTGGAGACGCCGGACGGGGTGAAGATGCTCGAGTGGAACAGCGATACGCCGACGAGCGTCGTGGAGGCGTTCCGGGTGAACGGCGACGTGTGCCGGGCGCTCGGGCGCATCGATCCGAACGAAGGGATGGCGTCGTCGATCGCCGGCGCCTTCCGCGCGGCGGTAGACGCGTACCGGGAATCCGGCTATTCCGTCGACCCGAATCGCATCGCGTTCGCGGCGCTCGACTGGCATGAGGAGGACGCCGGAACGACGCGGTATTTGCTCGAGGCCGCCGGCATCGGCGGGCGCTTCGTCCCGCTGTCTTCGCTTCGCGTCTACCGGGACCGACTGTGCGCGTTGGAGGAAGACGGCGAGACGCATACGCCGATCGATCTGCTGTACCGGCTGCACGCGCTCGAGAAGCTCGCGGAGGAGCGCGACGAAGACGGCTATCCGACCGGCGCGCACGCGCTCGATCTGATCGCGCGGCGCCGGCTCGCGCTGCTCAATCCGCCGTCGGCGTTCATCGCGCAGACGAAGGCGCTGCAGGCGCTCATCTGGAGCTTGCACGAGCAGCGCACGTTCTTCGCGCGGGAGGAGCACGAGGCGATTCGGCAGTACATGCTTCCGACGTATATGGATAACGTCTTTCACGGCTCGGCGCCGTACGTCCGGAAGCCGATCTTCGGCCGGGAGGGCGGCGCGGTCGAGCTGTTCGACGCGGACGGCGTCTCCGAGGAGCGGGACGGGGAGACGTTGTATTGGGACCAGCCGGCGGTGTTTCAGAAGCGCGTGGAGCTGCCGCGCGTCCGCGTGCGGACGCTGCGGGGAGAGACGGAGGGACGGCTGCTCTGGGGCGCCTTCCTGATCGGCGGAAGGCCGTCCGCGATCGTGGCCCGCATCGGCGGGCGCATCACCGGCAACGCGGCGTACTTTGCGCCCGTGGCGCTGCAGGAATAA
- a CDS encoding aspartyl-phosphate phosphatase Spo0E family protein yields the protein MNSLQRKIETMRFIMITTAEKHSNDLLHPEVIRVSRELDQLIVQAMKSGSSPSNLAVAERASYVS from the coding sequence ATGAACTCATTACAACGCAAGATCGAAACTATGCGTTTCATTATGATTACGACCGCCGAGAAGCATAGCAACGACCTTCTTCACCCCGAAGTCATTCGCGTCTCCCGGGAGCTGGACCAGCTCATCGTGCAAGCGATGAAGTCGGGCTCGAGCCCGTCGAACCTGGCCGTCGCCGAACGCGCCAGTTACGTTTCCTAA
- a CDS encoding GNAT family N-acetyltransferase, protein MEYVRIESIEDPLFAKMHALMGTIFPPEEVLEFSLWEEPLKDQGLRVYVAVHEGEVVGATEYRYYPDMRVAMTDFTIIGREGLGIGPFLVKHRAADLASWVARTEGPMLGMFAEIYNPYAVEDLGFGGVKPMNPYVRREVLSHLGYRRLDMDYVHPSWQGDGEAVGGLNLGFLAADESTESVPGALVGRFLRTYYDILNPKPAAWTAMVEAVERRDRVGLLPL, encoded by the coding sequence ATGGAATACGTAAGAATCGAAAGTATCGAGGACCCGTTGTTCGCGAAGATGCACGCGTTGATGGGGACCATTTTCCCGCCCGAAGAAGTGTTGGAGTTCTCCTTGTGGGAGGAGCCGTTGAAGGACCAAGGCCTCCGCGTGTACGTCGCCGTGCACGAGGGCGAAGTCGTCGGCGCGACGGAGTACCGGTATTACCCGGACATGCGCGTCGCGATGACCGACTTTACGATCATCGGCCGCGAGGGGCTCGGCATCGGGCCGTTCCTCGTGAAGCATCGCGCGGCGGACCTCGCGTCGTGGGTGGCGCGGACCGAAGGGCCGATGCTCGGCATGTTCGCTGAAATCTACAACCCTTATGCGGTGGAGGACCTCGGGTTCGGCGGCGTGAAGCCGATGAATCCGTACGTGCGACGCGAGGTGCTCTCGCATCTCGGCTACCGCCGATTGGACATGGACTATGTGCATCCTTCCTGGCAGGGCGACGGGGAGGCGGTCGGAGGCCTCAATCTCGGCTTCTTGGCGGCGGACGAGTCGACGGAGAGCGTGCCGGGCGCGCTCGTCGGGCGGTTCCTGCGCACGTACTACGACATCTTGAACCCGAAGCCGGCCGCGTGGACGGCCATGGTGGAAGCGGTCGAGCGCCGCGATCGGGTGGGCTTGCTGCCGCTGTAG
- a CDS encoding DUF3231 family protein: MKTREPLTSAEMGKLWATYMGNSMELCVLRYYLKHVDDEDIKNILQKSYDLSEEFSNRCAEILKADNHPVPFGFSDQDVNVEAPRLFGDEFYLHYLKYVAKAGLSIYGIAVPLVTRPDMREFFTHVLNSTVNLMTEINGLLEAKSFLVRPPQIPVPTRPDYARKQSYLSGFIGPIRPLHALEIAHLHDNLENNATSRTVLVGFSQVAQTQEARDYFLRGGEIAGKHYKIFSEILSKEHLPSPPILNHLVTESTISPFSDKLMIFHKLDMFSMRIRSYANSMAVSPRHDLAATYGRLMLEVGKYAEDGARIMIDAGGLEQPPQAADREALVSH, translated from the coding sequence TTGAAGACTAGAGAGCCGCTCACATCGGCCGAAATGGGCAAGCTGTGGGCCACGTATATGGGAAACAGCATGGAGTTATGCGTATTACGCTATTACTTGAAACATGTCGACGACGAGGACATTAAGAACATCTTGCAGAAGTCTTATGATTTAAGCGAAGAGTTCTCGAATCGATGCGCCGAGATTTTGAAGGCGGACAACCATCCCGTACCTTTCGGGTTCTCGGACCAGGACGTGAACGTCGAGGCGCCTCGGCTGTTCGGAGACGAGTTTTATTTGCATTACTTGAAATACGTCGCGAAGGCGGGCCTCAGCATCTACGGCATCGCCGTCCCGCTGGTCACGAGACCGGACATGCGCGAGTTCTTCACGCACGTTCTGAACTCCACCGTGAATCTGATGACCGAAATCAACGGACTGCTCGAGGCCAAGAGCTTCCTCGTCCGGCCGCCGCAAATTCCGGTGCCGACGCGGCCGGATTACGCAAGGAAGCAGAGCTACCTCAGCGGGTTCATCGGGCCGATCCGCCCGCTGCACGCCCTCGAAATCGCGCACCTGCACGACAATTTGGAAAATAACGCGACGAGCCGAACCGTATTGGTCGGGTTCTCCCAAGTGGCCCAAACGCAGGAGGCTCGGGATTATTTCCTCCGAGGCGGGGAAATCGCGGGCAAGCATTATAAAATTTTCAGCGAGATCTTATCTAAGGAGCATCTGCCGTCGCCGCCGATCTTGAATCATTTGGTGACCGAATCGACGATTTCGCCGTTCTCGGACAAGTTGATGATATTTCATAAGCTCGACATGTTCTCGATGCGTATCCGGTCCTACGCCAACTCGATGGCGGTCAGTCCGAGACACGACTTGGCGGCGACGTACGGGCGGCTTATGCTCGAGGTCGGGAAATACGCCGAAGACGGCGCAAGAATCATGATCGATGCCGGGGGGCTCGAGCAGCCGCCTCAAGCGGCCGATCGGGAGGCGCTTGTGTCGCATTGA
- a CDS encoding carbon-nitrogen hydrolase family protein translates to MKMRVSSVQYHLHTITSFDEFRAQVEHYVKTAQEFGTEFLLFPEFFTTQLLSIPNAAGTANGIETLPSYTEAYRELFVRLARETGMYIVAGTHVLERDGFLYNTAHLFSPDGSIGEQPKLHITPTEVTEWNVRGGDSFQVFRTPKGTIAVLTCYDIEFPEIVRMAKARGADVIFCPSCTDDRHGFHRVRYTSHARAVENQVYVVTAGTVGSLPTVDFMRLNYGQSAVISPNDIPFPPAGVLAEGVVNDDMIVTADLDLSLLYEVRERGSVTTWRDRRTDLYTDWE, encoded by the coding sequence ATGAAAATGAGAGTGTCCAGCGTGCAGTACCACCTGCACACGATAACGAGTTTCGATGAATTCCGGGCGCAGGTCGAGCATTACGTAAAGACCGCGCAGGAGTTCGGAACGGAATTTTTATTGTTTCCCGAGTTTTTCACGACGCAGCTGCTGTCGATTCCGAACGCGGCGGGAACCGCGAACGGCATCGAGACGCTGCCCAGCTATACGGAGGCGTACCGCGAGCTGTTCGTCCGACTCGCCCGCGAGACGGGAATGTACATCGTCGCGGGGACGCATGTGTTGGAGCGGGACGGGTTTCTGTATAATACCGCGCATCTGTTTTCCCCGGACGGCTCGATCGGGGAACAGCCGAAGCTGCATATCACCCCGACCGAGGTGACGGAATGGAACGTGCGCGGCGGCGATTCGTTCCAGGTGTTCCGGACGCCGAAGGGCACGATCGCCGTGCTGACGTGTTACGACATCGAGTTTCCGGAGATCGTCCGGATGGCGAAGGCGCGCGGCGCCGACGTGATCTTCTGTCCGTCGTGCACGGACGACCGGCACGGCTTCCACCGCGTCCGGTATACGAGCCATGCGCGGGCGGTGGAAAATCAAGTGTACGTCGTGACGGCCGGCACGGTCGGCAGTCTGCCGACGGTCGACTTCATGCGGCTGAACTACGGGCAGTCGGCTGTGATTTCCCCGAACGACATTCCGTTTCCGCCGGCCGGCGTTCTCGCCGAGGGCGTCGTCAACGACGACATGATCGTGACGGCGGATCTGGACTTGTCGCTCCTGTACGAGGTGCGGGAGCGGGGCAGCGTGACGACGTGGCGCGACCGACGGACGGACTTGTATACCGACTGGGAGTGA
- a CDS encoding thiamine-binding protein — translation MANALVSIQILPKTPNGESVIPYVDRAIEVIAASGVPYLVGPLETTMEGELAELLDVVKRMNEEMIAIGAPSVLSQVKISYNPTNGASMDRLLAKYPRA, via the coding sequence ATGGCGAACGCACTGGTAAGCATTCAAATCCTTCCGAAGACCCCGAACGGGGAGAGCGTCATCCCGTACGTCGACCGGGCGATCGAGGTGATCGCGGCGTCGGGCGTGCCTTATCTGGTCGGTCCGCTCGAGACGACGATGGAAGGCGAGCTCGCGGAGCTGCTCGACGTCGTGAAGCGGATGAACGAAGAGATGATCGCGATCGGCGCGCCGAGCGTCCTCTCGCAGGTGAAGATTTCGTATAACCCGACGAACGGCGCTTCGATGGACCGCCTGCTCGCGAAATATCCGAGAGCATGA
- a CDS encoding uracil-DNA glycosylase produces the protein MAILLRNDWQEQVGEQFERPYYLQLREFLKSEYRTGKVYPEAEDIFNALHHTAYADVKAVVLGQDPYHGPGQAHGLSFSVKPGVPPPPSLQNIFKELRDDVGAQIPNHGSLTSWAGQGVLLLNAVLTVRDGEPNSHKGRGWESFTDAVVERLNARERPIAFVLWGSHAQAKGARIDARRHLVLRSPHPSPLSAHRGFFGSKPFSRINAWLTAQGEAPIDWAIPNR, from the coding sequence ATGGCGATCTTGCTGCGGAACGATTGGCAGGAACAGGTCGGCGAGCAATTCGAACGGCCTTATTATTTACAGCTGCGCGAATTTCTGAAGTCGGAGTACCGGACGGGGAAGGTGTATCCGGAGGCGGAAGACATCTTCAATGCGCTGCATCATACCGCGTACGCGGACGTGAAAGCGGTCGTTCTCGGCCAGGACCCGTATCACGGACCGGGACAAGCCCATGGGCTCAGCTTCTCCGTGAAGCCGGGGGTGCCGCCGCCTCCGTCGCTGCAAAACATATTCAAGGAGCTGCGAGACGATGTCGGGGCGCAGATCCCGAACCACGGCTCCTTAACGTCATGGGCGGGGCAAGGCGTGCTGCTGCTCAACGCGGTGTTGACGGTGCGGGACGGCGAACCGAATTCGCATAAGGGCCGCGGATGGGAGTCGTTCACGGACGCGGTCGTCGAACGGCTGAACGCGCGCGAGCGGCCGATCGCCTTCGTCTTATGGGGCAGCCACGCCCAAGCGAAGGGGGCTCGAATCGACGCCCGGCGCCATCTCGTCCTGCGCTCGCCGCATCCGAGCCCGCTGTCGGCGCATCGCGGCTTCTTCGGGAGCAAGCCGTTCTCCCGCATCAACGCGTGGCTGACCGCCCAAGGGGAAGCTCCGATCGACTGGGCGATCCCGAATCGTTGA
- a CDS encoding GNAT family N-acetyltransferase, producing MTGYRSEFYAFDREGRPTKAVVRNYGAEDFAALIDIQRECFPPPFPSELWWTEEQLASHTRLFPEGAICVEADGKLVGSMTALIVRYDPSASSHTWAETTGNGFITPHDPAGDTLYVVDVSVRPAYRAYGFGKAMAHAMYHLVVEKRLARLLGGGRMSGYHRYADTMSAEGYAEAVVAGRLKDPVITFLLRCGRTPVRVAANYLDDEESRDYALLMEWKNPFIQL from the coding sequence ATGACGGGATATCGCAGCGAATTTTACGCGTTCGACCGGGAGGGGCGGCCGACCAAGGCGGTCGTTCGGAATTACGGAGCCGAAGACTTCGCGGCGCTGATCGACATTCAGCGGGAATGCTTCCCGCCGCCGTTCCCGTCCGAGCTGTGGTGGACGGAGGAGCAGCTCGCCTCGCATACGCGGCTGTTCCCGGAAGGGGCGATCTGCGTCGAGGCGGACGGCAAGCTCGTCGGTTCGATGACGGCGCTGATCGTCCGGTACGACCCGTCGGCGTCTTCTCACACCTGGGCGGAGACGACGGGGAACGGGTTTATTACGCCGCACGATCCCGCGGGGGACACGCTGTACGTCGTCGACGTCAGCGTCCGCCCGGCGTATCGGGCGTACGGCTTCGGCAAGGCGATGGCGCACGCGATGTATCACCTGGTCGTTGAGAAGCGGCTCGCCCGGCTGCTGGGCGGGGGGCGCATGTCCGGGTATCACCGGTACGCGGATACGATGTCGGCGGAAGGGTACGCCGAGGCGGTCGTGGCCGGGCGGCTGAAGGACCCGGTCATTACGTTCCTGCTGCGCTGCGGCCGGACGCCCGTGCGCGTCGCGGCGAACTACCTCGACGACGAGGAGTCGCGCGATTACGCGCTGCTGATGGAATGGAAGAATCCTTTTATACAGTTATAA
- a CDS encoding ABC transporter permease has product MKAAAAFRAFLPPAAAALLFLAAWETIARLEWFPPFLFPGPLAVAAAFLENPAIVFSHMGSTLVIAVVGYALGAVVGLAVAFALHLSPLLRRAVAPLLLLSQNVPTIVLAPLLVVWFGFGLQPKLMLLTMVCFFPIAIATLDGLARADRSMVGYMRMAGATRWQTFVKLELPWSMPSMFSGLKVSAAYSVLGAVISEWVGAKKGLGVYLNLMHSGFQVDNMFVAIVFIASLSLVLFGLVVAVERRVIRWQIDRE; this is encoded by the coding sequence ATGAAGGCGGCGGCCGCGTTCCGCGCGTTCCTGCCCCCCGCGGCGGCGGCGCTGCTGTTCCTCGCCGCGTGGGAGACGATCGCGCGGCTGGAGTGGTTTCCGCCGTTCCTGTTCCCGGGCCCCTTGGCCGTCGCGGCGGCGTTCCTCGAAAATCCGGCGATCGTATTCTCCCACATGGGATCGACGCTCGTGATCGCCGTCGTCGGCTACGCGCTCGGGGCCGTCGTCGGCCTCGCCGTCGCGTTCGCGCTTCATCTGTCCCCGCTGCTTCGACGAGCGGTGGCGCCGCTGCTGCTGCTGTCGCAGAACGTGCCGACGATCGTGCTCGCGCCGCTGCTCGTCGTGTGGTTCGGCTTCGGCCTTCAGCCGAAGCTCATGCTTCTCACGATGGTGTGCTTCTTCCCGATCGCGATTGCGACTTTAGACGGGCTTGCCCGCGCCGATCGCAGCATGGTAGGGTATATGCGGATGGCCGGCGCGACGCGCTGGCAGACGTTCGTGAAGCTGGAACTGCCTTGGTCGATGCCCTCGATGTTTTCGGGTCTGAAGGTGTCGGCCGCATACAGCGTATTGGGTGCCGTCATTTCGGAATGGGTCGGTGCCAAGAAAGGGCTTGGCGTCTACTTGAATTTAATGCATTCGGGCTTTCAGGTGGACAACATGTTCGTGGCGATCGTCTTCATCGCGTCGCTCAGCTTGGTACTGTTCGGCCTGGTCGTCGCCGTCGAGCGGCGCGTGATCCGCTGGCAGATCGACCGGGAGTAA
- a CDS encoding DUF350 domain-containing protein — MSQWEFLSNFFLYLVVTIPIMAVGIFVFQLTTPYNEFALIREGADADDPRKSAAAKAAAHDLGGKIIGLAIVLASAVYHAVSLWDLALWGLVGVVFQVGVFYLFEWLTPFRVISEIPKGNVSVGLFASRLSIATGLLLAALISY, encoded by the coding sequence ATGAGTCAATGGGAATTTCTTTCGAACTTCTTTTTGTATTTGGTCGTGACGATCCCGATCATGGCGGTCGGCATCTTCGTGTTTCAGCTGACGACGCCGTATAACGAATTCGCTCTCATCCGCGAAGGCGCGGACGCGGACGACCCGAGGAAGAGCGCGGCGGCCAAGGCGGCGGCGCACGATCTCGGCGGCAAGATCATCGGTCTCGCCATCGTGCTCGCTTCCGCGGTATACCATGCGGTCAGCTTATGGGATTTGGCGCTCTGGGGTCTCGTCGGCGTCGTGTTCCAGGTCGGCGTATTTTACTTGTTCGAATGGCTGACGCCGTTCCGGGTCATCAGCGAAATACCGAAAGGCAACGTCTCCGTCGGCTTGTTCGCTTCGCGTCTCAGCATCGCGACCGGGCTGTTGTTGGCGGCGTTAATCAGCTATTAG
- a CDS encoding HAD family hydrolase encodes MIQAVIFDFDGTILDTESVWYESYRDALQEHDVELPLSVFAEGIGTYDDGMFRYMRERLGTEEKYQAVKTAAHALHQTKTSALRPREGVVAYLEEAKRLGLRIGLATSSPLSWIEPFLDEHGLRGYFETLCTSDDVEKVKPDPALYRLAAERLKVEPRLAVAFEDSANGARSAVAAGVRCVVVPNPMTEALRFERYDFRLSSFEEMPLGELLARLE; translated from the coding sequence TTGATTCAAGCGGTCATTTTCGATTTCGACGGAACGATTCTCGACACCGAGTCGGTGTGGTACGAAAGCTATCGCGACGCGCTGCAAGAGCATGACGTCGAGCTGCCGCTCTCGGTATTCGCCGAAGGCATCGGGACGTACGACGACGGGATGTTTCGGTACATGCGGGAGCGCCTCGGAACCGAGGAGAAATATCAAGCCGTGAAGACGGCGGCGCATGCGCTGCATCAGACGAAGACGTCGGCGCTTCGGCCGCGGGAAGGGGTCGTCGCGTATTTGGAGGAAGCGAAGCGGCTCGGCCTTCGGATCGGCCTCGCGACCAGCAGTCCGCTCAGCTGGATCGAGCCGTTCCTCGACGAGCACGGGCTTCGCGGGTACTTCGAGACGTTATGCACGTCCGACGACGTCGAGAAGGTGAAGCCGGACCCGGCGTTGTACCGCCTCGCGGCGGAGCGGCTTAAGGTCGAGCCCCGCCTCGCGGTCGCGTTCGAGGATTCCGCGAACGGCGCGAGATCGGCCGTCGCCGCCGGCGTCCGGTGCGTCGTCGTGCCGAACCCGATGACGGAGGCGCTTCGGTTCGAACGGTACGACTTCCGCCTCTCCTCGTTCGAAGAGATGCCGCTCGGCGAGCTGCTCGCGCGGCTCGAATAA
- a CDS encoding alpha/beta-type small acid-soluble spore protein — MGKGSQSSNNLVVPQANQALDQLKYEVAQELGVQIPQDGYYGYMATRDTGAIGGHMVRRMVQIAEESLARGARF, encoded by the coding sequence ATGGGTAAAGGTTCTCAAAGTTCCAACAACTTGGTCGTTCCTCAAGCGAACCAAGCGCTCGACCAGCTCAAGTACGAGGTGGCGCAAGAGCTTGGCGTACAAATCCCGCAAGATGGTTACTACGGTTACATGGCGACGCGCGACACGGGCGCGATCGGCGGACATATGGTACGCCGCATGGTGCAGATCGCCGAAGAGTCGCTCGCGCGCGGCGCCCGCTTCTAA
- a CDS encoding CBO0543 family protein, translating to MDALDRIYRQSQELQRQLTDARETYFFNEVVHSYQWWLMLAALVASYTLLWFLIDRARVVPILLVGWFVFAVATAADGIGGDLLLWDYPRMGLPWGERLLQADLIIPVGYMLIYQWYREWKPFFVACIALAVLYAFVLEPFAIAAGVYETYVWRHVYSFPIYVSIGLFVKWMADAAERVQTRNSAA from the coding sequence ATGGACGCGCTCGACCGGATTTATCGGCAGTCCCAGGAACTGCAGCGGCAGTTGACGGATGCCAGAGAAACCTATTTCTTCAACGAGGTCGTACACTCTTACCAATGGTGGTTGATGCTGGCGGCGTTGGTCGCCTCGTACACGCTCTTATGGTTTCTTATCGACCGCGCAAGAGTAGTGCCGATCCTGCTCGTCGGTTGGTTCGTCTTCGCCGTCGCGACGGCGGCGGACGGCATCGGCGGAGACCTTCTCCTGTGGGATTACCCCCGCATGGGGCTCCCTTGGGGAGAGAGGCTGCTGCAGGCGGACCTCATCATCCCGGTCGGGTACATGCTGATCTACCAATGGTATCGCGAATGGAAGCCGTTCTTCGTCGCCTGCATCGCGCTCGCCGTGCTGTACGCCTTCGTGCTCGAACCGTTCGCGATCGCTGCCGGCGTGTACGAGACCTATGTGTGGAGACATGTATACTCGTTCCCGATCTACGTCTCGATCGGCCTGTTCGTCAAGTGGATGGCCGACGCCGCCGAGCGCGTTCAGACGCGAAACAGCGCAGCCTAA
- a CDS encoding TatD family hydrolase, with protein MSSHRYWDAHLHLERYGERAEALVRESVDAGVGALVAVSMDLASSERTAALAAAFPGVVRPAYGFHPEQQAPGDETADALFAWMESRAGRGERFAVGEVGLPYYSRQEAERAGLPFDEAPYVRLLERFAAFAVRFDLPLALHAVYEDAHKACDVLEAAGVRRAHFHWFKGDELAIERIVRGGWYVSFTPDCLYDEETRPLLGRIPLELTLTETDGPWPFEGPFEGRETHPSMVRDVTRRIAEAHGLTPEQAAETLARNAERLYG; from the coding sequence ATGAGTTCGCACCGGTATTGGGACGCGCATCTGCACCTCGAGCGCTACGGCGAACGCGCGGAAGCGCTCGTCCGGGAGAGCGTCGACGCCGGCGTCGGCGCGCTCGTCGCCGTCTCGATGGACCTCGCCTCCTCGGAGCGTACGGCGGCGCTGGCCGCCGCGTTCCCGGGCGTCGTGCGTCCGGCGTACGGCTTCCATCCGGAGCAGCAGGCGCCAGGCGACGAGACGGCCGACGCGCTGTTCGCGTGGATGGAGTCTCGCGCGGGGAGAGGCGAGCGATTCGCGGTCGGCGAGGTCGGCTTGCCGTATTACTCGCGGCAGGAGGCGGAGCGAGCGGGCCTCCCGTTCGACGAGGCGCCGTACGTTCGGCTGCTCGAACGGTTCGCGGCGTTCGCGGTCCGCTTCGACCTGCCGCTCGCCTTGCACGCGGTATACGAAGACGCGCATAAGGCTTGCGACGTCCTGGAGGCGGCGGGAGTCCGGAGGGCCCATTTCCACTGGTTCAAGGGGGACGAGCTCGCGATCGAGCGCATCGTCCGGGGCGGCTGGTACGTCTCGTTCACGCCGGACTGCTTGTACGACGAGGAGACGCGGCCGTTGCTCGGGCGCATCCCGCTCGAGCTGACGTTGACCGAGACGGACGGCCCGTGGCCGTTCGAGGGTCCCTTCGAAGGACGGGAGACGCATCCGTCCATGGTGCGGGACGTGACGAGACGGATCGCCGAGGCGCACGGTCTGACGCCGGAACAGGCGGCGGAGACGCTGGCGCGGAACGCGGAGCGCTTATACGGATAA